The genomic DNA CATGCTCGGGTCAGTCGTCCAGGAAGCGAGCGAGCGCGGCGGCTTTCTCGGCCTCGGCGTGAGCCACTACCCCGTCCCGATGCTCATGTCGCAGCCGCGAATCGTCACGCGGGCACTCGAGGGTGTCCGGCCCGAGCTGGGGCTCAAGCCGGACGATCCGATCGTCCTCATTCAGGGCCTCACGATCGCCAATCAGCGCATCATGGTGAACCGCAAGGACGCCTTCACCACGGGGGTCGGCCCACTTCCATCCCTCCCGGCGACCTTCGGCCTCGACGTGGACTACGGAAAGATGCTCAACGCCACGATCAACTTCGGCGCGAGGGCGGAGCTAAGGTACATCCCGCTCGGCTACCTCGGCGGTCTCTACCGGCACGTGAACGGCACCGCCACCGCCGTGGATCCGACCGGCGTGCTGGAGAACAACTACGTGGTCGACTCGGTCCTCCTCACCACGGACGTCGAGGTCAGCTTCACGTCGGCGGAACGATTCACGGGGGACTTCAATGCGAAGCTGGCGGCGCTGGGGAGCATTCCCGCGGCCAATCTGAAGGTGACCTACCAGCAGAAGGACGACCGGACGGTAGTCGCAAAGGTGTCGGGCGAAAGGGTCTGGCTCGCTGCCTTCAGCGTCAGCGAGTGGCACGATCTCAACATGACGTGAGTGCAAGGCGAAGGATACGTACTGCCCGAGAGACGTTGTATCGCGTACGGAGACGCGCTTATACTCCGCCGCTCCGCCGCGTTTCGTGCGTTCCGCCCTGAGTGTTTCGGAAAGGAGGTCTCGATGGGCGTTCCGACACAGTCGGGTTTCGACCTCTTCGGCACCTACGTCCACCTCGGGGCTACAGGAGAGGCACCGGCCGTAGAAGGTGGTGACGAATTCTGGCGCTTGCCCGCCACGGAGCTCGACCGCAAGTTCGGCGGATGGCTCGTCAGCGCGTACCACATGACGGGGGACACTCGGGCGTGGGAGACGCATCCCTCGGGCGACGAGCTCCTGTATCTCTTATCCGGCGCGATCGATGTCGTCCTCGAGATGGACGACGGACAGCGGACCATCGAGTTACGCGCCGGCTCGGCGTGCGTCGTCCCACGCGGCAGATGGCATCGACAGATCGTCCGCTCGCCCGGTGACATCCTCTCCATGACCTTCGGCAAGGGGACACAGCATCGCCCGGTCTAGAGAGAGGAGGCTTGGAAATGCCCGATCAGGAGAAGATCCTTCGGACAGCATTTGTCGTCGGCGCAGTCACCGATGCCTTGGCAATCGCTCCGATGATCGTACCAGGATTTGCCAAGCTTCTGTGGGGATTCGAGGACCGTTCTGGGGCGTATCAGTTCGCGATGGGATATGGCGCCTCGTTGATGCTCGGCTGGACCGTCTTGCTCGCATGGGCGTACCAAAGTCCGCTGGAGAGGAGATTCGTCGCTGCGCTCACCGTGCTCGTGATCTACGGCTTGGTACTCACCGAGGTCATCGCCGTGGCTTCAGGGCACCTTCAGGCCTGGCGAATGTTGCCGACGTGGGGCCTGCAGATGGTTCTGCTCGTACTGTTCGCCGGGGGCTATCACTACCGATCGTTGCAGCGCTGGCTTGACTAACGTGGACGAAGTCCCCGCCTACCTCGAGTTCCTCTCGAGGGCCTTCGGTGTCGACCGCCGCGTCCACGAAGTCGACCCTTGAGGAAGGGATCGTCAATGTCTGCCATCGATTTCGTCGTCGAGCGCGGGAACCTGCGCCATTACAAGTGGGTACCTGCGCCTGAGCCCGATACGGTTGACCTGCATCCCGGCCAGGTGTTGCTCCAAGTTGCGAAGTTCGCGTTCACCGCCAACAACGTCACGTACGCCGTCGCAGGCGACATGATGTCGTACTGGCACTTCTTCCCGGCCGAGCCCGGGTGGGGCAGAGTTCCAGTCTGGGGATTCGGTCAGGCGATCCGGTCGAATCACGAGGGCGTGGCCGAGGGCGAGCGCGTCTTCGGCTACTTGCCGATGTCGACGCATCTGGTGGTCGAGCCCGACCGCCTCGATCGGAGCGGCTTCGTCGATGCCGCGCCGCATCGCCGGACGCTCCCCGCGGTCTACAACCAATACTCGCTGGTCGCGAACGACCCGGCGTACGAGCCGGAACACGAGGATCAGCAGATGCTGTTTCGGCCGCTGTTCATGACCGCGTTTCTGCTGGATGACTTCCTCGCTGACAATGGCTTCTTCGGTGCGCGCACGGCCGTGCTCTCGAGCGCCTCGAGCAAGACGGCGTTCGGGCTGGCATTCCTGCTCCACCGGAACCGGCGTTCGCAGTGTGATGTGACCGGCCTGACCTCACCCGGCAACGTGGCCTTCGTCGACAGCCTCGGGTGTTACGATCGGGTGGCGACGTATGACCAGATTCGCTCCCTACCGCGCGAGGTGCCGGTCGTCTTCGTCGACATGGCGGGAGACGGCGTCGTTCTGAACGCACTCCACCATCACTACGGTGACAACGTGAAACACAGCTGCATCGTCGGGGCAACGCACTGGGAGCGGCGCGCGCGCGAAGGCGAGCTCCCGGGTGTCCAGCCGACGTTCTTCTTCGCCCCGACGCAGCTGCAGAAGCGGGGGCGAGAATGGGGGCCCGGGGGGCTTCAGCAGCGGTACGGCACGGCATGGCGCCAGTTCCTCGAGTTCGCCGAGCCCCGCATTCGCGTGGTGCACGGGCGCGGCCGCGCGGCCGTGGAGCGCGTGTACCTGGAGACGCTGGAAGGGCGGTCCAGGCCGGATGAGGGCCACGTCCTCTCGCTGTGGGAGTGAGGACACATCCATGACTGCGTACGTGCATCCCACAGAGCAGCTCGTGACGGAGATCCTGGTGAGAGATATCCGGCGCTCGCGCGATTTTTACACTCGTCTGGGGTTCGAGCTCCTCCGGGACGGCGGCGATTTCATCGAGCTGACCTGGGAAGAGCATCGTCTCTTTCTCGCCGAGCTCTCGGCGTTCCACGACGTCCACGATGCTGACGTACCTGCATCTCCGAAGTTTCCCTTGGCCAACATCCGAGTGATGGTGCCGAACGTCGACGACTGCTGGCGCCTGGCGAACGAGATCGGTGCGCGGATCGTCGTGCCAATTGCTGATCGATACTATGGTCTCCGCGACTTCACGATCGCCGATCCGGACGGCTTTGGCGTCCGGTTTGCCAGCACGTTGGACACCCGATAGGCGCCCGACCCCCGCTCAACTTCGCGCCATCCGCATCTCGCGCTCGAGCCGCGCGAAGACGCCCGGCCCTTCCTCGACGAGAGCCGAGCGGACCTGGACGGCCCGGGCGCCCTTGGCGAGCGCGCGGCGCACGTCGTAGCCCGAATGGATGCCCCCGACCGCGATCACGTCGAACCCGGCGCCCGCCTCGAGGATGAATTTCTCGAGGCCCGCGAAGTCGTTCCGCACGACGACCACCCGCACACCCGCGTCCCGCAGCACGTCGCCGAGACGCGCGTAGGGGAGCGGCATCCGCTCGGGTATTCTCGCCGCGACCGGCACGGGAGCAGCGCTCGCCGTCCGGGTGGCGAGCTCCCGCAGCGCGCCCGGCTCTTCGAACGGCGCGACCGTCGCTGCGACCCACGGATCGGCCAGGTTCGCCTCGACCCATGCCGCGCCCGCTTCCGCGAAGACGCGCGCCAGGAAGACGTACTCCTCGACGCTGGACCCCGCGATGCTCGCGACGACCGGCGGCCCGCCCGTGGCGACGAGCTCGCGCACGAGCGGTACGAGCTTGTCATAGCCGGGGTTGTGAAGGGAACGAAACTCCGGGTGAAGAAAGGGGTGGACGGTGGCGGTCCGCAGCACGATGGCTCCGGTCCGCGAGGTGACGAGCGGCCGGAGCTCCTGCGGCGACGAGGCCACCTCGTGGGCGTTCATGGCGCAGAAGGGCAAGCGGACGCCGGCGATGGTGGTGCCCAGGTCGGCCGAGCGCGCCGTCATGGGACGATCTCGAGCGGCACTTCGACGAAGTCGCGGCTGGCGTCGTCCCAGCGAAACGCGCGTGCCTCGCCGGGCGTGCGGGCATCCGACACGACGAGGTACGTGACGTCGGGATAGGCCGGCTCGTCGTCGAAGAGGGCACGCGCGCGATCCTCGCCCGAGAAGTAGGCGCCGCCGCGGGTGTGCGAGTGGTAGAAGACGGCGAGACGGGCGCCCGGCCGCTCGCCCGCGCGCAGGACCGCGAGCAGCTCCTTCGGCTCGGGCGTGTACGCCGTGGGGGCGTCGCGCGGGTAGGCCTGCGGGTCGGCGGCGTGGAGCCGGCCCTGGATGTTCGTGAAGCGGTGGACGACGTCGCGTCCATCCGCCACCACGACGGCCCCGCAGCACTCCTCGGGATGGGTGGCGCGCGCGTGCGCGAAGATCGCGTCGAGCGCGGCGCGGGCGAGCCTCAGGACTTCCATGACCGCGAGCGGGCCCGCGCGCGGATCAGGCGGGTGAGCGTGATGTTCGTCGGGGCGGGCATGCCGAGCGCCGCGCCGCGCGCGGCCACATAGCCGTTGATGGCGTCGATCTCGGTCGGCCGGCCGCGGGCGAGGTCCTGCAGCATCGACGAGCGGTGGCGGGCGGTGGCCGGCACGAGCCGGCCGTAGAACTCGGCGCGATAGGCGCCGGCATCCGGCCAGCGGAGCACGATGCCCGCCGCCCGGGCCACGGCGAACGCCTCCGCGATCACCAGGTCCATCACCGCCCGCGCCTCCGCATCCTCCGCGAGCGCCCCGTAGGGCAGGTCGAGCAGCGCACCGAGCGGGTTCAGCGCCGCGTTGTAGAAGACTTTCGCCCAGAGCTCGGCGACGATCGCCTCGGTCTGCGCCGCGGGGATGCCCGCGTCGGCGAGGGCGCACGCCCAGGCGACGGCCCGCGCGCGCTGGCCGTCGGCGGCGGGCTCCAGCGCGCCGATCAGCACCGGATCGGCGCACACGGTCACCGTCGCCCGTCCCGGCTCCGGAAGCTCCGCCCCGAAGATCACGCGGGCGCCGAGCACCCGGGCCTGGCCGACCGCCGCGACCGCCGGCTCGAGCGTCCCGAGGCCGTTCTGCATGCAGACGAGCACGCCGTCCCGGTCGAGGAAGGGCGCCACCGTGTCGAGCATCTCGGCCGCATCGTACGCCTTGACGGTCAGGAAGATCGCGCGGTACGGGCCGCCGAGCTCGCCCTCGGCCGTGGCGCACTCCAGACCCGACACGCGGTGCGTGCCGAAGAGGCCGTCGATCGCGAGCCCGCGCGCCCGCACCGCGTCCATGTGGTCGCGCCGCCCGAGGAGCGTGACCGTCGAGCCGGCGGCGGCGAGCAGCCCGCCCACCACCGAGCCGACCGCGCCCGCACCCGCGATCAACACCGGCCCGCGCATGCCTCGCACGATACGTCCCGCACGCGGCGCGAACAAGGTCATGTTTGACCCTCGGATGGCCTTCCAGTACGGTCCGGCTCCCGTGATCCAGCCCGCTCGCTTGCAGGCGCTCTTCCTGGAGCTCGTCCAGATCGACAGCCTCTCCCGGCGCGAGGGCCGCATCGCGGCGCGGCTGGCGCGCGAGCTCGCAGAGCTCGGCGCCGAGGTGAGCTTCGACGGCGCCGGCGCCGAGATCGGCGGTGAGACGGGAAACCTGATCGCGCACGTGCCCGGCACCGTGGACGCGCCTGCGCTCCTCCTCTGCGCGCACATGGACACGGTCGAGCCGGGCGTCGGCGTCAGACCCGTCGTCGAGGACGATGTGATCCGCAGCGACGGCACGACGGTGCTCGGCGGCGACGACAAGTCGGGGGTCGCGATCGTCTGCGAGTGCGTGCGCGCCTGCCGGGAGGGCGGCTTCCGCCATCCTCCGCTCGACGTCGTGTTCACCGTCTGCGAGGAAGTGGGACTCCTCGGCGCCAGGCACCTCGACTTCGCCCGGCTCCGCGCCCGGAGCGGACTGGTGTTCGACAGCGACGCCGTCGGCTTCGCCTTCACGCGCGCGCCCGGCGCCAATCTCATCGAGGCGGTCGTTCGCGGGCGCGCCGCGCACGCGGGAATGGCGCCCGAGCGAGGCGTCAGCGCCATCCAGGTGGCGGCCGAGGCGATCGCGGCGATGCGGCTCGGCCGTATCGACCCCGAGACCACGGCCAACATCGGCGTCATCACCGGCGGGCGCGCGGTCAACATCGTCCCGGACGAGGTGCGCGTGCGCGGCGAGGCGCGCAGTCACGACCTCACGCGCCTCGCGACCCAGACCGAGCACATGCGGGCCTGCTTCGCCGAGGCCGCGGCGCGCCATGCGGGTGCGGCGGCCGAGGTCACCGTCACCCGGCAGTACGAGCCGATGGCGGTGCCCGACGACGCGCCGATCATGCGGCTCGTGGCCGCGGCCGCGGCGCGCGTCGGGCGTACGATCACGCCCGCGGGCATGGGCGGCGGCTGCGACGCCAACGTCCTCAACCGCCGGGGGTTGCAGGTGGTGAACCTCGGCACCGGCATGCGCGACATCCACACCACCGCGGAGTGGCTCCGGGTGAGCGACATGGTCGCGGCCGCGGAGGTCACGCTGGCGGTGATCGAGCTGGCGGCAGACCGGCCGCGCTGACCCTCACGCGGCCACACCCGCCTCCTTCGAGGCCGGCGCCCGGAGCGTGGGCAGCGTCGCGCCGGAGACGAGGAAGACGACGCCGCCCAGGAGCCCCGCGACGACGGTCACTCCGAAGGCGAGCAGGCTCAGAGTGACGGCGATCGAGTCGTCGATGTCGATGCGCGTCAGGAAGTAGAGGTACCCCCCTTCGCGCACGCCGACGCCGTTCACGCTGACGGGCAGGGCCGTCATCACGCTGATCACCGGGTGGAAGATGAGGCAGTAGGAGAAGGGGAGCCGGGCGCCGGCGGCCCGCGCCAGCACGTACTGCCCGGCGACCTGTGTCAGGTGAAACACCACCGACACGATGGCGGCCGTGGCGAGCAGGCGGCGGTCGCGCCAGAGGGGCGCGAGGTCGACCTCGACTTCACGGCGGAGCTCGCGCGTCCAGCGCCCGGCGGGCAGCAGCCGCACGAGCCGGGGCGCCGCCCACCAGCCGGCGACGAGCAGACCGCCGACGGCCACGGTGCCGAGGATCAGCGAGCGGGGAAACCGGTACTCCGGGAAGAGCAGGAAGCCGAGCGCGCCGAGCGCCACCAGCAACGCGAGCCCGGTCGCCCGGTCGAAGACCACGGAGCTGACGGCGAGCCGGCGGCGGCGCCCCGCGCCGAGGTAGAGCGCACGCACCAGGTCGCCGCCGAGCGTGCTCGGGCCGAAGAGGTTGAAGAACATCCCGATGAAGTAGAAGCGGCCGTAGTCCACGAGCGAGTGTTCGAACCCGAGCGCGCGCCCGATCCGGGACCACTTGTAGGCGCTGAGCGCCTGGCCGAGGAGGAAGAGGCCGAGCCCGACGAGCACGGGAGCGAGGCGCACGTGCGCCATGGCACGGGCGAGGTCGCCGAGGTCGACATCGGCGAGCACGTAGCCGATGATCCCTGCGCTCACCAGCACGCGCACGAGCCAGCGCGCCGCTTCCCGCCCGCGGACCATCCCGGCGATGATGTACATTCGACCGTCATTTGCAATCGTGCTAAGCGCCTCGCCCAATGTCTCCGGACCCGCGACAGGAGCCGGCCGGGCTGATCGTCGTCGGCGCGAGCGTCGGGGGGCTCGCGGCGGCCGTGATCGCGGCCGATCGCGGCTGCCGCACGATCGTGATCGAGCGCGGCAAGGAGCTCGGCGGCGGCGCGTCGCACGACGCCGAGGCGATCGCGGCGGCGGGCACCCGCTTCCAGCGCGACGCCGGGCTCGAGGACAGCCCCGAGCGCTTCGCGGCGGATATCCTCGCCGCCAGCCGTCACCACGTCGAGCAGGAGCTCGCACTGGCGCTCGGCGAGCAGGGAGCGCCGCTCGTCGAGTGGCTGGCGGACCGCTGCGGGCTCGGGGTGGAGCTGATGGCGGCGTTCACGGGTGCGGGACACTCGGTGCCGCGGCTGCACGCCCCGGGCGATCAGGGCGGTGCGAGCCTGCTCGCGGCGCTCGCGCGCGCCGCGAGCCGCCACACGCGCGTCAGCGTGCGTCCGGGGCTCGTGGCCGAGCGCCTGGTCCGCGACGACGCCGGGAGGGTCACCGGCCTCGCCGTGCGACCCGAGCGGCGCGGTGCGGGGCAGACGTTGGCCGGGCCGGTGCTGCTCGCCTGCGGCGGCTTCGCCGCCTCCGACGCGCTCGTCGCGGCGCACTGTCCGGCGGCGGCCGGCCTCCCGTACTTCGGCTGGCCGGGCTCCGTCGGCGAGGCGCTGCGTCTCGGTGTGGAGGCAGGCGCCCAGACACGGCACCTGGACGCCTGCCTGGTGACGCCGCTCCTCGCCATGCCGGGCGCGCTGGCGGTGACCGCGCCGCTCGTCGAGCTCGGCGCGATCCTCGTGAATCAGGCGGGCCGCCGCTTCGCCGACGAGACGGCGGAGCGCCTCGTGCTCGCAACGGCCGTGCGGGGGCAGCCCGGGCACGTGGCCTATCTCCTGTTCGACGAGCGCATCGCCACCGCGGCGCGCACGGCCGACCCATTCTTCGCCCGGATCGTCCTGCCGCGCACCGGCCGGCGGGCGATGACGCTCGAGGCCCTGTCGAAGCAGTTCGAGATCGACGCCGAGGCGCTCACGCTCACCGTCGACACCTTCAACGGCAACGTCGAGCTCGGCGGGGACCCCTTCGGGCGCGAGCGCTTCGGCGGCCCGCTCGAGCCGCCCTTCCACGCCATCCGCGTGACGGGCGCCCGCTGGCGGACGTTCGGGGGCCTGGCCGTCGATCGGACCGCGCACGTTCTCGACGCTGCCGGGAGACCGATCCCGGGCCTGTATGCCGCGGGCGGCGCCGCCGAGGGCCTGGGCGGGGATGGCACCGAGGGCTGGCTGCCCGGGACCGACGCGCTCGCCGCGCTCGCGCTCGGCCGTCTCGCGGCGCTCGACGTCGTGGCGCAGGCGAGCGCGGCGGCTGCGGAGCCCGCGCGTTGATGGAATCTCCGCGCGCGCCGCGCGCGCGGCCGAGCGAAGCGAGCGGGGAGTGAGGACCCGGCGGGCTTCGCCCGCCGGGGCGAGGGGCGGAGCCCCTCGCTTAAATCGAGAACACGCGCTCGGCGTTCCGGTAGAGGAACAGCTCCTGGGTCTCGGCGTCGAGCTCCAGCGTCTCCAGCTCCTGGAGGCAGTCCTTCGCGGGCCAGGCGGGGTGGTTCGAGCCGAAGAGGACCTTCTTTCGTCCGTGGGTGCGGAGGTAGTCCACGAGCTCGCGCGGGTAGCGGCGAACCTTGTATGCGGAGGTGTCGATGTAGACGTTCGGGTACTTGGTCGCGAGCGAGATCAT from Deltaproteobacteria bacterium includes the following:
- a CDS encoding ketopantoate reductase family protein, giving the protein MTLFAPRAGRIVRGMRGPVLIAGAGAVGSVVGGLLAAAGSTVTLLGRRDHMDAVRARGLAIDGLFGTHRVSGLECATAEGELGGPYRAIFLTVKAYDAAEMLDTVAPFLDRDGVLVCMQNGLGTLEPAVAAVGQARVLGARVIFGAELPEPGRATVTVCADPVLIGALEPAADGQRARAVAWACALADAGIPAAQTEAIVAELWAKVFYNAALNPLGALLDLPYGALAEDAEARAVMDLVIAEAFAVARAAGIVLRWPDAGAYRAEFYGRLVPATARHRSSMLQDLARGRPTEIDAINGYVAARGAALGMPAPTNITLTRLIRARARSRSWKS
- a CDS encoding flippase-like domain-containing protein translates to MYIIAGMVRGREAARWLVRVLVSAGIIGYVLADVDLGDLARAMAHVRLAPVLVGLGLFLLGQALSAYKWSRIGRALGFEHSLVDYGRFYFIGMFFNLFGPSTLGGDLVRALYLGAGRRRRLAVSSVVFDRATGLALLVALGALGFLLFPEYRFPRSLILGTVAVGGLLVAGWWAAPRLVRLLPAGRWTRELRREVEVDLAPLWRDRRLLATAAIVSVVFHLTQVAGQYVLARAAGARLPFSYCLIFHPVISVMTALPVSVNGVGVREGGYLYFLTRIDIDDSIAVTLSLLAFGVTVVAGLLGGVVFLVSGATLPTLRAPASKEAGVAA
- a CDS encoding M20/M25/M40 family metallo-hydrolase; its protein translation is MFDPRMAFQYGPAPVIQPARLQALFLELVQIDSLSRREGRIAARLARELAELGAEVSFDGAGAEIGGETGNLIAHVPGTVDAPALLLCAHMDTVEPGVGVRPVVEDDVIRSDGTTVLGGDDKSGVAIVCECVRACREGGFRHPPLDVVFTVCEEVGLLGARHLDFARLRARSGLVFDSDAVGFAFTRAPGANLIEAVVRGRAAHAGMAPERGVSAIQVAAEAIAAMRLGRIDPETTANIGVITGGRAVNIVPDEVRVRGEARSHDLTRLATQTEHMRACFAEAAARHAGAAAEVTVTRQYEPMAVPDDAPIMRLVAAAAARVGRTITPAGMGGGCDANVLNRRGLQVVNLGTGMRDIHTTAEWLRVSDMVAAAEVTLAVIELAADRPR
- a CDS encoding DUF2855 family protein, translated to MSAIDFVVERGNLRHYKWVPAPEPDTVDLHPGQVLLQVAKFAFTANNVTYAVAGDMMSYWHFFPAEPGWGRVPVWGFGQAIRSNHEGVAEGERVFGYLPMSTHLVVEPDRLDRSGFVDAAPHRRTLPAVYNQYSLVANDPAYEPEHEDQQMLFRPLFMTAFLLDDFLADNGFFGARTAVLSSASSKTAFGLAFLLHRNRRSQCDVTGLTSPGNVAFVDSLGCYDRVATYDQIRSLPREVPVVFVDMAGDGVVLNALHHHYGDNVKHSCIVGATHWERRAREGELPGVQPTFFFAPTQLQKRGREWGPGGLQQRYGTAWRQFLEFAEPRIRVVHGRGRAAVERVYLETLEGRSRPDEGHVLSLWE
- a CDS encoding cupin domain-containing protein; the encoded protein is MGVPTQSGFDLFGTYVHLGATGEAPAVEGGDEFWRLPATELDRKFGGWLVSAYHMTGDTRAWETHPSGDELLYLLSGAIDVVLEMDDGQRTIELRAGSACVVPRGRWHRQIVRSPGDILSMTFGKGTQHRPV
- a CDS encoding FAD-binding protein, translated to MSPDPRQEPAGLIVVGASVGGLAAAVIAADRGCRTIVIERGKELGGGASHDAEAIAAAGTRFQRDAGLEDSPERFAADILAASRHHVEQELALALGEQGAPLVEWLADRCGLGVELMAAFTGAGHSVPRLHAPGDQGGASLLAALARAASRHTRVSVRPGLVAERLVRDDAGRVTGLAVRPERRGAGQTLAGPVLLACGGFAASDALVAAHCPAAAGLPYFGWPGSVGEALRLGVEAGAQTRHLDACLVTPLLAMPGALAVTAPLVELGAILVNQAGRRFADETAERLVLATAVRGQPGHVAYLLFDERIATAARTADPFFARIVLPRTGRRAMTLEALSKQFEIDAEALTLTVDTFNGNVELGGDPFGRERFGGPLEPPFHAIRVTGARWRTFGGLAVDRTAHVLDAAGRPIPGLYAAGGAAEGLGGDGTEGWLPGTDALAALALGRLAALDVVAQASAAAAEPAR
- a CDS encoding M67 family metallopeptidase → MEVLRLARAALDAIFAHARATHPEECCGAVVVADGRDVVHRFTNIQGRLHAADPQAYPRDAPTAYTPEPKELLAVLRAGERPGARLAVFYHSHTRGGAYFSGEDRARALFDDEPAYPDVTYLVVSDARTPGEARAFRWDDASRDFVEVPLEIVP